From one Erythrobacter sp. HKB08 genomic stretch:
- a CDS encoding MotA/TolQ/ExbB proton channel family protein, whose product MIIELLAAAAGDNEMKNQFGFWEAMNQGGAIAWSIFGVLVIMSVGSFYILITKLLEQNKIMRQYKDVRASFWRAGSLREGANKLEKNSAWRQLVDDALKAEDEHGKMTDSLEAHDWMVGSLTRSEASINAKLAGGLPFLATTGATAPFVGLLGTVIGIYRALINIGLAGSASIDKVAGPVGEALIMTAIGLLVAVPAVLAYNWLQSRNKRIASMLHGFSTDLLANINSKGAVRPAVMTKTSTQQAGKAASTAPAAKPAAAVPPKKA is encoded by the coding sequence ATGATTATTGAACTTCTAGCCGCAGCTGCCGGCGATAATGAAATGAAGAACCAGTTCGGGTTCTGGGAAGCCATGAATCAGGGTGGCGCGATCGCATGGTCGATCTTCGGCGTCCTGGTCATCATGTCGGTCGGCTCGTTCTACATCCTGATCACGAAGCTCCTCGAGCAGAACAAGATCATGCGTCAGTACAAGGACGTCCGCGCAAGCTTCTGGCGTGCCGGCAGCCTTCGTGAAGGCGCCAACAAGCTCGAGAAGAACAGCGCATGGCGCCAGCTCGTCGACGATGCCCTCAAGGCTGAAGACGAGCACGGCAAGATGACCGACAGCCTCGAAGCCCACGACTGGATGGTCGGCTCGCTGACCCGTTCGGAAGCTTCGATCAACGCCAAGCTCGCGGGCGGCCTGCCGTTCCTCGCAACGACCGGTGCAACCGCTCCGTTCGTCGGCCTGCTCGGTACGGTTATCGGTATCTACCGCGCACTGATCAACATCGGCCTCGCCGGTTCGGCTTCGATCGACAAGGTCGCTGGCCCGGTCGGTGAAGCACTGATCATGACCGCCATCGGTCTGCTCGTCGCGGTCCCGGCCGTGCTTGCATACAACTGGCTGCAGAGCCGCAACAAGCGCATCGCTTCGATGCTGCACGGCTTCTCGACCGACCTCCTGGCGAACATCAACTCGAAGGGTGCCGTTCGCCCGGCCGTCATGACCAAGACGTCGACCCAGCAGGCTGGCAAGGCTGCATCGACCGCTCCGGCTGCAAAGCCGGCTGCCGCGGTCCCGCCGAAGAAGGCCTGA